DNA sequence from the bacterium genome:
CAGGCGCAGTTTCTGGTCACCCCGACCTCGATCGTGACCTCGATCGGAAAGGGAGAGGCCGCCAGGACTTCGTTGGTGCGCCTCGATCAGGGCGAAGCCGATCTCGCCAAGCTCGCCGACCTGCACGACGTTCTGCGCGACGTTTTCGCCGGCCGAGCGACTCCCGGCGAAGCCACCGATCGGCTCGCCGAGATCGAGGCCAAGCCGCCGCTCTACGGCCCCGTGGCATTGGTCACGGGTTTCGCGGTGGTTTCTGCGGTGGTTTCGATGTTCTTCGGCGGTGGCGCGCGAGAAGCCATGGTTGCGCTGGGCCTCGGCCTCATGGTCGGACTGCTGGTGCTCCTCGCCGGTCGCTGGCCCCGGTTCGCGTTGGTGCTGCCGGCCGTGGCCGGCATCGCCTGTGCCGCCGGCTCTCAGGCTGCCGCTCATTGGGTTCGACCGCTGTTTCCGTCGATCCCGACCTTGGCGGGCTTGATCGTGCTCTTGCCCGGTTTGACGCTCACGATCGCGGTCAATGAGATGGCGCATCGTCATATCGTCAGCGGCTCGGCTCGGCTGATGAGCGCGCTGATCACGTTTCTCCAGATCGGCTTCGGCATGGCGCTGGGAAACGCCCTGGCGTCACGCCTCTTCGGTGAGGTCGCGGCAACCGCGCCCGAGAGCCTGTCCTTCACGTTTCTGGCGGTCGCCTTGGTCGTCAACGCCATGGC
Encoded proteins:
- a CDS encoding threonine/serine exporter family protein; its protein translation is MKRLARALHRYGMPVHRIEAALSKVAAKLDVQAQFLVTPTSIVTSIGKGEAARTSLVRLDQGEADLAKLADLHDVLRDVFAGRATPGEATDRLAEIEAKPPLYGPVALVTGFAVVSAVVSMFFGGGAREAMVALGLGLMVGLLVLLAGRWPRFALVLPAVAGIACAAGSQAAAHWVRPLFPSIPTLAGLIVLLPGLTLTIAVNEMAHRHIVSGSARLMSALITFLQIGFGMALGNALASRLFGEVAATAPESLSFTFLAVALVVNAMALSVLFQARLEDAPVILVAAATAFLGARYGTEYLGLELGTCLGAFLLGTVSTIMSRWRDIPSATPILPGLLLLVPGSLGFRSLSALIAKDVVSGVEAGFTMAMIALALVTGLLLANLTVEPRKLF